A single genomic interval of Halorubrum aethiopicum harbors:
- a CDS encoding oligosaccharide flippase family protein has product MSNITRGFISIFGSKVVNLFLGFLIAPVLVRLLGSSQYGNYAFLFSVLGITMTLANAGIFDGIRKYMAEDRVESNWIEHVFGFYLRIAFVLAVSAALAYFAFSWLGLSDRFFGDNFDIYFYLLGILVVSRQANSVARGGLMGLGFEDRSEPLSILKKVLFGVIGLSLVYIGYGLVGVLIGEIISTLVVSVLAYVILFQHLDFRSVISRIPDEFPKKELLSFNSLSIVLILLTASLYHVDILFLRVLTGDQATGYYKAALVVAEFLWFVPNALQMVLLHSSSELWANDRTDRITTLASRTTRYNLSLVLLFAIGLAALVQDFVPLYFGSGFDAAVLPLLLLLPGVLGFALARPIFAIGQGKGQLRVLILATGTASLINLCLNALLIPTYGTRGAAVATSIGYGSMLILHVLAARRVGFDPIDDLRLTRIAIVALLAAGVIFGLSSAIDSSIASLIVVPPIGFVVYATLTLRLSVISPKETELITQRLPDPIREYTESMIRFVA; this is encoded by the coding sequence ATGAGTAATATTACTCGAGGATTCATTTCGATTTTCGGATCGAAAGTGGTTAACTTGTTTCTTGGGTTCCTAATTGCACCAGTTCTCGTTCGATTACTTGGTAGCTCACAATACGGAAATTATGCATTTCTTTTCTCGGTTTTAGGTATTACAATGACTCTTGCTAATGCTGGAATCTTTGACGGAATTCGGAAGTATATGGCTGAGGATCGAGTAGAGTCAAATTGGATCGAACACGTCTTCGGATTTTACCTTCGAATCGCTTTTGTATTAGCTGTCTCCGCAGCGTTGGCTTATTTTGCGTTTTCATGGTTGGGTCTATCTGATCGTTTCTTCGGAGATAATTTCGATATTTATTTTTATCTTCTTGGTATTCTGGTAGTTAGTCGTCAGGCGAATTCTGTCGCTCGTGGGGGATTAATGGGACTTGGATTTGAGGATCGTAGTGAACCACTGAGTATCCTAAAAAAAGTTCTTTTTGGCGTTATCGGGCTTTCACTCGTATACATTGGTTACGGACTTGTTGGTGTTCTCATTGGAGAAATTATTTCTACCCTAGTTGTTTCGGTTCTTGCGTACGTTATCTTGTTTCAACACCTCGATTTTCGATCCGTTATCTCCCGTATTCCGGACGAATTCCCGAAAAAAGAACTACTTTCTTTTAATAGTCTCAGCATTGTCCTGATCCTCTTGACGGCTTCGCTGTATCACGTCGATATCCTGTTCCTCAGAGTGTTGACTGGCGATCAAGCGACTGGATACTACAAGGCCGCTCTCGTGGTTGCTGAGTTCCTCTGGTTCGTGCCGAACGCGCTTCAGATGGTACTTCTCCATTCGTCTTCGGAACTCTGGGCGAACGATCGCACGGATCGAATCACGACGTTGGCGTCCCGGACCACGCGCTACAATCTCTCACTTGTTCTTTTGTTCGCGATCGGTTTAGCAGCGCTTGTACAGGATTTCGTACCACTATATTTCGGGTCCGGCTTTGACGCGGCCGTGTTGCCCCTTCTCTTGTTACTCCCGGGCGTTCTCGGCTTCGCGCTCGCTCGCCCGATCTTCGCCATTGGACAGGGGAAGGGTCAACTTCGTGTACTAATTCTCGCAACCGGTACAGCTTCGCTTATTAATCTCTGTCTGAACGCGCTACTGATACCAACGTACGGAACTCGCGGAGCAGCTGTCGCCACAAGCATCGGTTACGGATCGATGTTGATACTTCACGTGCTCGCCGCCCGGCGAGTCGGGTTTGATCCGATCGATGATCTCCGTCTTACGAGGATCGCAATCGTTGCCCTCCTCGCTGCTGGTGTCATCTTCGGACTCTCATCAGCGATCGACTCGTCTATTGCTTCCCTCATCGTGGTCCCGCCGATCGGATTTGTTGTATATGCCACCTTGACTCTGAGACTCTCTGTAATCTCTCCGAAAGAAACTGAACTAATCACGCAGAGATTACCAGACCCGATTAGAGAGTATACAGAATCTATGATACGGTTTGTTGCTTGA
- a CDS encoding PGF-CTERM sorting domain-containing protein encodes MTDAISNETLAPAETVTDGDTVVYAVDATGLAGYTSVRAPTLATGSDLDRLAGLEFAVSNATDPGSNATLANGTTVLPHETGLFLVANASETLGGTVAATGETDLAATFDVVDDRLRAAAGPNASHAHSVAFTYARNAAEPGDTTDGEVDDGGTGSSGKTDDGRGTDGSEGSTDSDGSTDPDGSGSESTTEGTESLDGTDGSGDDVSADGGTGDTGETTGTTDPGEETDDTGDTPTAGTDPTDGETVDDGTVTNEESIADTDSDADGDALDPDGSESVDSGGTGGTDADDGGGGGGTGDDGSSSGGGGSDGSGGGGGGTGGGGGGTGGGGGSGSSNGGGGNAGSDDGDRSDSGGEPAKESAGGGESGPSDPGGRASGVEDAVDGPESRPNPADDGVGTRRLDPSRATAIRAAEERALRDRRELGPRPVADPNAPEEAEYVSRFPAIERASSLGPSAEASGHDGAPTDAPAIEGGDAAGSSAPDGDRPARPPTFEEAPLRSTAYDVPGFGVDAALFALVAAILLARRRRER; translated from the coding sequence GTGACGGATGCGATCTCGAACGAGACGCTCGCGCCCGCGGAGACGGTCACCGACGGTGATACGGTCGTCTACGCGGTCGACGCCACCGGACTCGCCGGCTACACCTCGGTTCGCGCGCCGACCCTCGCGACGGGGTCCGACCTCGATCGACTCGCCGGGCTCGAGTTCGCTGTCTCGAACGCGACGGATCCAGGATCGAACGCGACGCTCGCGAACGGCACGACGGTCCTTCCCCACGAGACGGGGCTGTTCCTCGTGGCCAACGCCAGCGAGACGCTCGGTGGGACCGTCGCGGCGACCGGCGAGACGGACCTCGCGGCGACGTTCGACGTGGTCGACGACCGCCTCCGCGCGGCCGCCGGACCGAACGCGTCCCACGCCCATTCCGTCGCGTTCACGTACGCCCGGAACGCGGCCGAACCCGGCGACACGACCGACGGCGAGGTCGACGACGGCGGGACCGGTAGCTCCGGGAAAACCGACGACGGCAGGGGAACTGACGGCTCCGAGGGGTCCACCGACTCCGACGGTTCTACAGATCCCGACGGATCCGGCTCCGAATCGACGACCGAGGGGACCGAGTCGCTCGACGGCACGGACGGCAGCGGCGACGACGTGAGCGCCGACGGCGGAACTGGTGATACCGGCGAGACGACCGGAACCACCGACCCCGGCGAGGAGACGGACGACACGGGTGACACCCCGACTGCGGGGACCGACCCGACCGACGGGGAGACGGTGGACGACGGGACGGTCACGAATGAGGAGAGCATTGCGGACACGGATTCCGACGCCGACGGCGACGCGCTCGACCCCGATGGCTCCGAATCGGTCGACTCCGGGGGGACGGGTGGTACGGACGCCGACGATGGCGGAGGAGGTGGCGGAACCGGCGATGACGGAAGTAGCAGCGGTGGTGGAGGTAGCGACGGAAGTGGCGGTGGTGGAGGTGGCACTGGCGGCGGTGGAGGTGGCACTGGCGGCGGTGGCGGGAGTGGAAGCAGCAACGGTGGCGGCGGAAACGCTGGCAGCGACGACGGGGACCGGTCCGATTCCGGTGGAGAACCGGCGAAAGAGAGCGCCGGCGGAGGCGAGTCGGGTCCTTCCGATCCCGGTGGGCGTGCGTCCGGCGTCGAGGACGCCGTCGACGGTCCGGAATCTCGGCCGAATCCCGCGGACGATGGTGTGGGAACTCGGCGGCTCGATCCCTCCCGAGCGACCGCGATCCGCGCCGCCGAGGAGCGCGCGCTCCGCGATCGGCGGGAGCTCGGTCCCCGACCGGTGGCCGACCCGAACGCTCCCGAGGAGGCGGAGTACGTCTCCCGCTTCCCCGCGATCGAGCGGGCGTCGTCCCTCGGTCCGTCCGCGGAGGCGAGCGGTCACGACGGCGCGCCCACCGACGCGCCGGCGATCGAGGGGGGCGACGCCGCCGGTTCCTCCGCGCCGGACGGCGACCGACCCGCGCGGCCGCCCACCTTCGAGGAGGCTCCGCTGCGCTCGACCGCCTACGACGTTCCGGGCTTCGGCGTCGACGCCGCGCTGTTCGCGCTCGTGGCCGCGATCCTGCTCGCCCGTCGTCGTCGAGAGCGATAG
- a CDS encoding HEWD family protein gives MSVTISPPTERTCELCGRVERWNADVEGWRIDEEPGDVYCIHDWDINGTYAPFEE, from the coding sequence ATGAGCGTCACCATCTCTCCCCCGACCGAACGGACCTGCGAACTGTGCGGCCGCGTCGAGCGCTGGAACGCCGACGTGGAGGGATGGCGGATCGACGAGGAACCCGGCGACGTCTACTGTATCCACGACTGGGACATCAACGGAACGTACGCGCCGTTCGAGGAGTAG
- a CDS encoding undecaprenyl-diphosphate phosphatase, giving the protein MTDTDLLVAVLAGIVQGVVEWLPVSSQGNLALFLTFVGTEPEAALQLALFLQVGTTLSAATYYRGEILTALRAAPGWRPATAYEGDSALVSYLVLASAMTGLVGIPLYVFAVDLASRLTGGVFIAAIGVLLLVTGVLTYVSESVSMGGRRDPTLVDSLLVGAAQGLAILPGISRSGMTASTLLFRSYDPPSAFRLSFLLSIPASLGAAVLTLLDAGGLPGIDPTPAAVALGVSAVVGYATIDALMRVVERVPFWAVCFGLGALAIVGGGVVSLVV; this is encoded by the coding sequence GTGACGGACACGGACCTCCTCGTCGCGGTCCTCGCCGGGATCGTCCAGGGCGTCGTCGAGTGGCTGCCGGTCTCGAGTCAGGGGAATCTCGCGCTGTTCCTCACGTTCGTCGGCACCGAACCGGAGGCCGCCCTCCAGCTCGCGCTCTTCTTACAGGTGGGAACGACGCTCTCGGCGGCGACGTACTACCGCGGGGAGATCCTGACCGCGCTGCGCGCGGCACCCGGCTGGCGGCCCGCCACCGCGTACGAGGGCGACAGCGCGCTCGTCTCGTATCTCGTCCTCGCCAGCGCGATGACCGGGCTCGTCGGGATCCCGCTGTACGTCTTCGCCGTGGACCTGGCGAGTCGGCTCACCGGCGGCGTGTTCATCGCCGCTATCGGCGTCCTGCTCCTGGTGACCGGCGTCCTGACGTACGTCTCCGAGTCGGTGTCGATGGGCGGACGGCGCGACCCGACGCTCGTCGACTCGCTGCTCGTCGGGGCCGCCCAGGGTCTCGCGATCCTGCCGGGCATCTCCCGATCGGGGATGACGGCGAGCACGCTGTTGTTTCGGAGCTACGACCCGCCGTCGGCGTTTCGGCTGTCGTTCCTGCTCTCGATCCCCGCGAGCCTCGGCGCGGCGGTCCTGACGCTCCTCGACGCCGGGGGCCTCCCTGGAATCGACCCGACCCCGGCCGCCGTCGCGCTCGGGGTCAGCGCGGTCGTCGGCTACGCCACCATCGACGCGCTGATGCGGGTCGTCGAGCGGGTCCCGTTCTGGGCCGTCTGCTTCGGACTCGGTGCCCTCGCCATCGTCGGCGGGGGCGTCGTCTCCCTCGTCGTGTGA
- a CDS encoding NAD-dependent epimerase/dehydratase family protein codes for MRILVTGGAGFIGGHLAESFLEDGHDVTVLDNFEPFYAEGIKRHTLDVHREVADRGNSAYRFVEGDVRDPETVRAVVADADVVVHQAAQAGVRESVANPRKVTDINVSGTVNLLEASKEMDVKRVILASSSSVYGKPRSLPYEEDHPTEPVSPYGVTKLTQEHMARVYTELHDLSTVCLRYFTVYGPRMRPNMAISNFVSRCLNGEPPVIYGDGQQTRDFTYVADVVDANRTLLESDAADGDVLNVGSSDNISIQELAETVRDQLAPELEIVYESAREADAEHTHASVEKAGELIGYEPSRTIAEGVGEFIEWYQANREWYEPLVRES; via the coding sequence ATGCGAATCCTCGTGACGGGAGGGGCCGGATTCATCGGCGGCCACCTCGCCGAGTCGTTCCTCGAAGACGGCCACGACGTGACGGTCCTCGACAACTTCGAACCCTTCTACGCGGAGGGGATCAAACGCCATACCCTCGATGTCCACCGAGAGGTGGCTGATAGAGGGAATTCGGCATATCGGTTCGTCGAGGGCGACGTACGGGATCCGGAGACGGTCCGGGCGGTCGTCGCCGACGCGGACGTGGTGGTCCACCAGGCCGCGCAGGCGGGCGTGCGAGAGAGCGTGGCGAACCCGCGGAAGGTGACCGACATCAACGTGAGCGGGACGGTGAACCTGCTGGAGGCGTCGAAGGAGATGGACGTGAAGAGAGTGATCCTCGCGAGCTCCTCGTCGGTGTACGGCAAGCCGCGTTCGCTCCCCTACGAGGAGGACCATCCGACCGAGCCCGTGAGTCCCTACGGCGTGACGAAGCTCACCCAGGAACACATGGCGCGGGTGTACACCGAGCTCCACGACCTGTCTACCGTCTGTCTCCGATATTTCACGGTGTACGGGCCGCGGATGCGACCGAACATGGCGATCTCGAACTTCGTCTCGCGGTGTCTGAACGGGGAGCCGCCGGTGATCTACGGGGACGGACAGCAGACGCGTGACTTCACCTACGTGGCGGACGTGGTGGACGCGAATCGGACGCTCCTGGAGTCGGATGCGGCCGACGGCGACGTCTTGAACGTCGGGAGTTCGGACAACATCTCGATACAGGAGTTGGCCGAGACGGTGCGGGATCAGTTGGCGCCCGAGCTGGAGATCGTCTACGAGTCCGCGCGCGAGGCCGACGCCGAGCACACCCACGCCTCCGTAGAGAAGGCCGGAGAGCTGATCGGGTACGAGCCCTCGCGAACGATCGCGGAGGGCGTCGGCGAGTTCATCGAGTGGTATCAGGCGAACCGAGAGTGGTACGAGCCGTTGGTGCGGGAGTCGTAG
- a CDS encoding DUF4330 family protein — translation MELIDEDGDLFGVVNVVDALVVLLVLAVGVAGVALVFSDDPAPEPDLDSTYATVDMGSQPAYIVDAINEGDTYSPNDVSTMTVTDVHLTPRGSDIGVTLRVELEGELQSDDSIAYGGAPLRLGRSLTLATSRYELNGRIRAVGDGDALTREDATVVVRDTLATATAEEIAPGDEVRLAGRTVATIENVTQFATNDPDQRRVFVAATLRTHRQGGDRRFGGSPVRRGQTIRLSTADYTINGQIERVGGQLQLGSASTRMVTLRMDDVRDDMADAIDPGMAEEAGGDTVARVIEVDTRPSLIIATGDNGTVNVVDHPIDREVTLTTELQVRETVSGPRFKGDPLRQGRTVTLDLGTVTVRATVVNVSG, via the coding sequence ATGGAACTGATCGACGAGGACGGCGACCTGTTCGGGGTCGTCAACGTCGTCGACGCGCTCGTCGTGCTGTTGGTCCTCGCGGTCGGCGTCGCCGGCGTCGCGCTCGTGTTCTCCGACGACCCCGCACCCGAACCCGACCTCGACTCCACGTACGCGACCGTCGATATGGGGTCACAACCCGCGTACATCGTCGACGCGATAAACGAGGGCGACACCTACAGCCCGAACGACGTCTCCACGATGACCGTCACGGACGTCCACCTCACGCCGCGCGGGAGCGACATCGGCGTCACCCTTCGCGTTGAACTCGAAGGCGAACTCCAAAGCGACGATTCGATCGCCTACGGGGGTGCCCCGCTCCGGCTCGGTCGAAGCCTCACGCTCGCGACCTCACGGTACGAGTTGAACGGACGGATCCGCGCGGTGGGCGACGGCGACGCGCTCACCCGCGAGGACGCCACGGTCGTCGTCCGGGACACGCTCGCGACCGCCACCGCCGAGGAGATCGCTCCCGGCGACGAGGTCCGGCTCGCGGGCCGAACCGTCGCGACGATCGAGAACGTGACGCAGTTCGCGACCAACGACCCCGACCAGCGCCGGGTGTTCGTCGCCGCGACCCTTCGGACGCACCGGCAGGGCGGGGACCGGCGCTTCGGCGGCAGTCCCGTGCGCCGCGGGCAGACCATCCGGCTGTCGACCGCGGATTACACGATCAACGGGCAGATCGAGCGCGTCGGCGGACAGCTCCAGCTCGGCTCGGCCTCCACCCGGATGGTCACTCTCCGGATGGACGACGTCCGTGACGACATGGCCGACGCGATCGATCCGGGGATGGCCGAGGAGGCGGGCGGCGACACCGTCGCACGCGTGATTGAGGTCGACACCCGTCCCTCGCTCATCATCGCCACCGGCGACAACGGGACGGTGAACGTGGTCGATCACCCGATCGACCGCGAGGTGACGCTCACGACCGAACTCCAGGTACGCGAGACCGTCTCCGGCCCGCGATTCAAGGGCGACCCCCTCCGGCAGGGACGGACCGTGACGCTCGATCTGGGCACTGTCACCGTCCGCGCGACCGTCGTCAACGTCAGCGGCTAG
- a CDS encoding FkbM family methyltransferase, whose amino-acid sequence MYTLEDTQTHEITTHSVDFHTKTFTEFTRFRDLVGERSIVEDLLTSLDSNDIFYDVGANVGTYTCFAAAKLGPGKVVAFEPEPENADRLRENLELNNLDAEIIQIALSDTDGIVDLALTGDEAGTGEHAIATGDDKQTLEVETARGDSIIEERGLPKPTVAKIDVEGAELSVLRGLRETLYESCRLMYVEVHTEKIRDFGAERSEVETLLTDAGFEVTEISQRGSEIFLRASK is encoded by the coding sequence GTGTACACTCTTGAGGACACCCAAACACACGAGATCACTACTCATTCAGTAGATTTCCACACTAAAACATTTACTGAGTTTACTCGTTTCCGTGACCTCGTTGGCGAACGTTCTATTGTCGAAGATCTACTGACTTCGCTTGATTCGAACGACATTTTTTATGACGTCGGTGCGAACGTCGGAACCTACACTTGCTTCGCTGCCGCCAAGCTCGGCCCTGGCAAAGTGGTCGCGTTTGAGCCCGAACCGGAAAACGCGGATCGTCTACGGGAAAACCTCGAACTGAATAATCTCGACGCTGAAATCATTCAGATCGCGCTGTCTGACACCGACGGCATCGTCGACCTCGCTCTCACCGGTGACGAGGCTGGTACAGGTGAACACGCTATTGCGACTGGCGACGACAAACAGACTCTCGAAGTTGAAACTGCTAGAGGCGACTCAATAATCGAAGAACGCGGACTGCCGAAACCGACTGTGGCGAAGATTGACGTTGAGGGTGCTGAACTCTCCGTGCTTCGAGGACTTCGGGAAACTCTTTACGAGAGCTGTCGTCTGATGTACGTCGAAGTACACACGGAGAAGATCAGGGATTTCGGCGCGGAGAGATCTGAAGTTGAAACCCTCCTCACGGACGCTGGCTTCGAAGTGACAGAGATCTCCCAGCGTGGAAGCGAGATATTTTTACGAGCATCGAAGTGA
- a CDS encoding sugar phosphate nucleotidyltransferase: protein MDAVIPAAGRGSRLGELTDDRPKGLVEVAGRPLLAHVLETSVEAGADELVVIVGYEAGRIVDRFGDAFEGVPITYVHQRERKGLGHAVLQAEPHVDGTFLLVNGDNVFAESVEPAVAAVEGADAVLAVEETSPAVARTTGVIETDEAGRVKGIVEKPDDPSSTLVTTGCYVLPEDVFHACALCRPSAEGEYQLSEAVGLLVRAGYDVATVRLGERVNVNAPADVERAADLVERQ from the coding sequence ATGGACGCCGTGATACCCGCCGCGGGTCGGGGGAGCCGACTCGGCGAGCTCACCGACGACCGGCCGAAGGGGCTCGTCGAGGTAGCGGGGCGGCCCCTGCTCGCGCACGTCCTCGAGACGTCGGTCGAGGCGGGAGCCGACGAGCTGGTCGTGATCGTGGGATACGAGGCGGGACGGATCGTCGACCGGTTCGGCGACGCCTTCGAGGGCGTTCCGATCACGTACGTCCACCAGCGCGAGCGGAAGGGGTTGGGTCACGCCGTGTTACAGGCCGAGCCGCACGTCGACGGGACGTTCCTACTCGTGAACGGCGACAACGTCTTCGCGGAAAGCGTGGAGCCGGCGGTCGCGGCTGTGGAAGGGGCCGACGCCGTCCTCGCGGTCGAGGAGACGTCGCCCGCGGTCGCGAGGACGACCGGCGTGATCGAGACGGACGAGGCGGGCCGGGTGAAAGGGATCGTCGAGAAGCCGGACGACCCGTCGTCGACGCTGGTCACGACCGGGTGTTACGTCCTGCCCGAGGACGTCTTTCACGCCTGCGCGCTGTGCCGGCCGTCGGCCGAGGGCGAGTACCAGCTGAGCGAAGCTGTGGGGCTGTTGGTGCGGGCGGGGTATGACGTGGCGACGGTGCGTTTGGGTGAGCGCGTGAACGTGAACGCGCCCGCGGACGTGGAGCGGGCGGCCGATCTGGTCGAGCGACAATAG